In Ignavibacteriales bacterium, one DNA window encodes the following:
- a CDS encoding DNA/RNA non-specific endonuclease, producing MKRFFVLLNVCMMFVACNGQTKKVHRAGDATAVSADTSMPAPLVGDDNVKYGYPGGRGIVLRKQFYVILFDTTTLVPEWVTYHLTKEDLQGNVNREDKFRPDPDLPEGKRSELRDFEKSGFDRGHMAPAADFKRSDEAMSETFFLSNMAPQRPNLNRISWSHLEDEVRKLAKNHGSIWIFTGPLYLDSLEHKSLPKEHIGPDNVAVPTHFFKVILCKHPDGLREMFAFIMKNQLGKLAGSSKDYTVTVRKVEELSGLNFFHRLPDDEEERLETTGAVTWPVQ from the coding sequence ATGAAGAGATTCTTTGTCCTCCTTAACGTGTGCATGATGTTTGTCGCCTGCAACGGTCAAACCAAGAAAGTGCATCGGGCCGGAGACGCTACAGCCGTAAGTGCTGATACGTCGATGCCTGCGCCTCTTGTCGGTGATGACAATGTGAAATATGGATACCCAGGAGGCAGGGGCATCGTTCTCAGAAAGCAATTCTATGTAATCCTTTTCGACACGACAACGCTCGTTCCCGAATGGGTTACTTATCATCTGACCAAGGAAGACCTGCAAGGGAACGTCAACCGCGAGGACAAATTTCGTCCTGATCCCGATCTTCCAGAAGGGAAAAGATCCGAGCTCAGAGACTTTGAAAAAAGTGGGTTTGACCGAGGCCATATGGCACCGGCTGCCGATTTTAAGAGAAGTGACGAGGCAATGTCGGAGACCTTCTTCTTGTCAAATATGGCACCGCAGCGTCCAAACCTCAACCGAATCTCCTGGTCGCATCTGGAGGATGAAGTCCGGAAATTGGCGAAGAATCATGGGAGCATTTGGATATTCACAGGCCCTTTGTATCTGGACAGCCTCGAGCACAAGAGTCTGCCCAAAGAACACATCGGCCCAGACAATGTTGCAGTCCCGACGCACTTCTTCAAGGTGATCCTTTGTAAGCATCCGGATGGGCTGCGCGAGATGTTCGCATTCATCATGAAGAATCAATTGGGAAAACTAGCGGGAAGCTCGAAGGATTACACTGTTACCGTTCGGAAGGTAGAAGAGTTATCGGGATTGAACTTCTTTCATCGCTTGCCGGATGATGAGGAAGAGCGATTGGAGACCACAGGTGCGGTGACGTGGCCGGTGCAATAG